The following coding sequences are from one Sciurus carolinensis chromosome 11, mSciCar1.2, whole genome shotgun sequence window:
- the LOC124959261 gene encoding olfactory receptor 4C16-like produces MQLNNNVTEFILLGLTQDPFRKKIVFVTFLLFYLGTLLGNLLIITTIKTSRALGSPMYFFLFHLSLSDTCFSTSIAPRTIVDALLKKTTISFSECIIQVFSLHFFGCLEIFILILMAVDRYVAICKPLHYMTIMSRRICSVLVAVAWVGSCVHSLVQIFLALRLPFCGPNEIDHYFCDLEPLLKLACTDTYVTNLLLVSNSGAICTVSFIMLMFSYIIILHSLRNHSAEGRRKALSTCISHIVVVILFFVPCIFIYTRPATTFPMDKMIAVFYTIGTPLLNPLIYTLRNAEVKNAMRKLWSKKLVSDDQFYS; encoded by the coding sequence ATGCAGCTGAACAATAATGTGACTGAGTTCATCCTACTTGGGTTGACACAAGATccatttaggaagaaaatagtatttgtcacatttttgcttttctatttgggGACTTTGCTGGGTAACTTGctcattatcaccaccatcaaGACCAGTCGAGCACTCGGCAGTCcaatgtacttcttccttttccatttatcCTTATCTGATACCTGCTTCTCTACTTCCATAGCTCCTAGAACAATTGTGGATGCCCTTTTGAAGAAGACCACTATTTCTTTCAGTGAGTGCATAATCCAAGTCTTTTCATTGCATTTCTTTGGCTGCCTAGAGAtcttcatcctcatcctcatggctgttgaccgctatgtggccatctgtaagcccCTGCACTACATGACCATCATGAGCCGCCGCATCTGTAGTGTGTTGGTGGCTGTGGCCTGGGTGGGGTCCTGTGTGCATTCTTTAGTTCAGATATTTCTTGCCTTGCGTTTGCCTTTCTGTGGTCCCAATGAAATTGATCACTACTTCTGTGACTTGGAACCCTTGTTGAAGCTCGCCTGTACAGACACATATGTGACCAACCTACTCCTGGTGTCCAACAGTGGGGCCATTTGTACAGTGAGTTTTATCATGCTGATGTTCTCCTACATCATCATCTTGCATTCTCTGAGAAATCACAGTgcggaaggaaggagaaaggcccTCTCCACCTGCATCTCTCACATTGTCGTGGTCATCTTGTTCTTTGTCCCttgcatatttatatacacaagACCTGCAACCACCTTCCCCATGGATAAGATGATAGCTGTGTTTTATACCATCGGAACACCTTTGCTGAACCCTCTGATTTACACACTGAGGAATGCAGAAGTGAAAAACGCCATGAGGAAGTTGTGGAGCAAAAAATTGGTCTCAGATGACCAGTTTTATTCCTAG